A single window of Stigmatopora nigra isolate UIUO_SnigA chromosome 20, RoL_Snig_1.1, whole genome shotgun sequence DNA harbors:
- the epdl1 gene encoding ependymin-like 1 isoform X1, whose translation MRVIIVLLTFLAACGAKNPEPCTSPALLSGQLTLSTQNEQLWAFARYMYDALGQRIRLQEMGFYQNKSFTYDALLLYREGVMYEINQQDVTCKKRALRADFHPMAVPRNASLMGQAVLGSSSGPGQGVLVDTWTGQLPDNGKEACEGNLQSSLICQFYPAARYLITVTEFGCIPISTSYKTKPFGWIVTSFFNNVIGISDPNQLNPPAFCQDALHEEPVDFFSLFHMK comes from the exons ATGCGGGTTATTATTGTCCTTTTAACCTTTCTGGCAGCGTGTGGGGCGAAAAATCCGGAGCCGTGCA CCAGTCCTGCGCTTTTAAGTGGTCAGCTGACTTTG TCTACACAGAATGAGCAACTCTGGGCGTTTGCCCGCTACATGTACGACGCACTTGGACAACGGATAAGGTTGCAAGAAATGGGATTTTACCAGAATAAGTCTTTCACATATGACGCTCTTCTACTCTACAGAGAG GGGGTGATGTATGAGATCAACCAGCAAGACGTCACTTGCAAGAAAAGAGCTTTACGGGCGGACTTCCATCCAATGGCTGTCCCCAGAAATGCCAGTCTTATGGGTCAGGCCGTTCTTGGGAGTTCCTCAGGGCCAGGTCAGGGGGTCCTGGTCGATACATGGACGGGTCAGCTTCCTGATAATGGTAAGGAGGCATGTGAGGGTAATTTGCAATCATCTTTAATTTGTCAATTTTATCCTGCAGCACGTTATTTGATCACCGTGACGGAATTTGGGTGCATTCCGATTTCCACATCATACAAAACGAAGCCGTTTGGATGGATAGTGACCAG CTTTTTCAACAATGTCATCGGCATTTCGGACCCCAATCAGCTCAATCCCCCCGCTTTCT
- the epdl1 gene encoding ependymin-like 1 isoform X2 produces the protein MRVIIVLLTFLAACGAKNPEPCTSPALLSGQLTLSTQNEQLWAFARYMYDALGQRIRLQEMGFYQNKSFTYDALLLYREGVMYEINQQDVTCKKRALRADFHPMAVPRNASLMGQAVLGSSSGPGQGVLVDTWTGQLPDNARYLITVTEFGCIPISTSYKTKPFGWIVTSFFNNVIGISDPNQLNPPAFCQDALHEEPVDFFSLFHMK, from the exons ATGCGGGTTATTATTGTCCTTTTAACCTTTCTGGCAGCGTGTGGGGCGAAAAATCCGGAGCCGTGCA CCAGTCCTGCGCTTTTAAGTGGTCAGCTGACTTTG TCTACACAGAATGAGCAACTCTGGGCGTTTGCCCGCTACATGTACGACGCACTTGGACAACGGATAAGGTTGCAAGAAATGGGATTTTACCAGAATAAGTCTTTCACATATGACGCTCTTCTACTCTACAGAGAG GGGGTGATGTATGAGATCAACCAGCAAGACGTCACTTGCAAGAAAAGAGCTTTACGGGCGGACTTCCATCCAATGGCTGTCCCCAGAAATGCCAGTCTTATGGGTCAGGCCGTTCTTGGGAGTTCCTCAGGGCCAGGTCAGGGGGTCCTGGTCGATACATGGACGGGTCAGCTTCCTGATAATG CACGTTATTTGATCACCGTGACGGAATTTGGGTGCATTCCGATTTCCACATCATACAAAACGAAGCCGTTTGGATGGATAGTGACCAG CTTTTTCAACAATGTCATCGGCATTTCGGACCCCAATCAGCTCAATCCCCCCGCTTTCT